A stretch of the Aegilops tauschii subsp. strangulata cultivar AL8/78 chromosome 4, Aet v6.0, whole genome shotgun sequence genome encodes the following:
- the LOC109761470 gene encoding transcription factor RF2b yields MQQPKPADPPGRPFPPPSPSMAAAATAMRGAHHRRARSEVAFRLPDDLDIGGGADGDGSAGFDEIGSEDDLFSTFMDIEKISSGPAAGSDRDRDRAAETSSPPRPKHRYSSSVDGSGLFSAAGSAARRDAAAAQALADVLEAKKAMSPEQLAELAAIDPKRAKRILANRQSAARSKERKARYMTELERKVQTLQTEATTLSAQLTLFQRDTTGLSSENAELKIRLQAMEQQAQLRDALNDALKQEVERLKMATGEMSNSSDAYSVGLQHVLYNSSFFPQSQQNTAQHQGGARFPPPFHPPHPNVPNHQMLSHPNTLSDIMQQDHLARLQGLDISKGHPVVKSESSSISASESSSTF; encoded by the exons ATGCAGCAGCCCAAACCCGCCGATCCGCCGGGCCGCCCCTTCCCGCCGCCTTCCCcgtcgatggcggcggcggccacgGCCATGCGCGGGGCGCACCACCGCCGCGCCAGATCTGAGGTCGCCTTCCGCCTCCCGGACGACCTCGACATCGGCGGTGGCGCCGACGGCGACGGCTCCGCGGGCTTCGACGAGATCGGCTCCGAGGACGACCTCTTCTCCACATTCATGGACATCGAGAAGATCTCCTCCGGCCCCGCCGCGGGCTCAGACCGCGACCGCGACCGCGCCGCTGAGACCTCCTCCCCGCCGCGCCCCAAGCACCGCTACAGCAGCTCCGTCGACGGCTCCGGCCTCTTCTCCGCTGCCGGCAGCGCTGCGCGGAGGGACGCCGCTGCCGCCCAAGCGCTGGCCGATGTCCTGGAGGCCAAGAAGGCCATGTCCCCCGAGCAGCTCGCCGAGCTCGCAGCCATTGACCCCAAGCGCGCCAAAAG AATTCTAGCAAACAGGCAATCTGCGGCTAGATCAAAAGAAAGGAAGGCTCGTTATATGACAGAACTTGAGCGGAAGGTTCAAACTCTTCAGACTGAAGCGACCACTCTCTCAGCTCAGCTCACGCTATTTCAG AGAGATACAACTGGGCTTTCTTCAGAAAATGCAGAGCTCAAGATAAGGTTGCAGGCCATGGAGCAGCAGGCTCAACTGCGTGATG CTCTGAATGACGCACTGAAGCAGGAAGTGGAGAGGCTCAAGATGGCTACGGGTGAGATGTCAAATTCCAGTGATGCATATAGCGTGGGATTGCAACATGTCCTATACAACTCGTCCTTCTTCCCACAGTCCCAGCAAAACACAGCCCAGCACCAGGGGGGCGCCCGGTTTCCACCCCCATTCCACCCACCTCATCCTAATGTACCAAACCATCAGATGCTATCCCACCCAAACACGCTGTCAGATATCATGCAACAAGATCATCTTGCGCGGCTCCAGGGTTTGGACATCAGCAAAGGGCATCCAGTTGTGAAGTCAGAGAGCAGCTCGATCTCTGCCAGCGAAAGCAGCAGTACATTCTAA